In the genome of Corynebacterium glucuronolyticum DSM 44120, the window CACGCCGTCGACCATCTGCATCTGCACCCCGAAGCCCATGGCCTTGAGGTTGGATTGCGCGGTTTCGAAGGTGGTGCCGTTCTGCGCGGGCACGCGGACGAGTTTCTGCCCGATGGACACGGTGATGGTGACCTCGGTTCCCTTCGACACCTGGCTGCCTGCGGACGGCGACTGCTCGAGGATGAGGCCTTCCTTGACGGTGTCGGAGTTGTCTTCCTTCACCGTGGTGGCGAGTTTCAGACCCTCTTCTTCGAGTCGTTTCTGCGCGTCCGCAGTGTTGAGGTTCTTCAGGTCGGGGACCTCGGTGATCTCCTTGCCGGTGGATACGTACACTTCCACGGTCGTCCCCGCAGGCACACGGGAGTTCTCCGCGGGCGAGGTACGGATGATGTGGTTTTTCTCCACGGTGGGGGAGGTCTCTTCCTTAATCGTCGTCTTCAGGCCCGCGCTTTCCAGCTTGGTCAGCGCTTCTTCCGTGGGCAGGTTGGCGATCTGCGGGATGGCGACGGATTGGCTCGTCTGTTTCTGGTTGCTGCCGCCGAGGTCGAGGTAGTTGTAGGCGAAGACTCCGGCGAGCGCGAGGAAGATGGCTGCGAGGACGGCGACGATCCACCGCCACGGGTTGGACTTCGGCTCGTCGGGTTCCGCATCCTCCGGCGATTCCGCAAAGTCTGCGGGTTCTCCCACGGCAACCGCGGCCGCCGGCTCCGGCTCCGCGACTGCGGTGGCGCCGGGCTCCGCGTAGGAGCGCGCGGCCAGGGGCGTGCCGCCGCGGGCGAGGGTGCCGAATTCTTCGGCGAGTTCGCCTGCGGTTTGGTACCTGTCGTGGGGGTTCTTGGCCATGGCCGTGAGCGTCACGGCGTCGAGCGCGAGCGCCTCGCTGGGCGTCAGCCCCGCGACGAGCGTCGATGGCGCTGCGGGGTCCTCGGTGACATGCTGGTAGGCGACGGCGAACGGCGTTTCGCCTTCGAACGGCGGGTGCCCGGTGACGAGTTCGTAGAAGACGCAGCCGGTGGCGTAGATGTCGCTGCGCCCGTCGGCGACCTTGCCGCGCGCCTGCTCAGGGGACAGGTACTGCGCCGTCCCGATCACCGCCGAGGTCTGCGTCATCGCGGATGTCGTGTCCGTCGTGGCGTGCGCGATGCCGAAGTCCATCACCTTGACGTCGCCGGTGTTGGTGATCATGATGTTGGCGGGTTTGATGTCGCGGTGGATGATTCCGGCTTCGTGGGAGCAGGCGAGCGCCTGCGCGACGGGTTCCATGATTTTCGCCGCTTCGCGTACGGGCAGCGGTCCGACGTCGCGGAGCGTTTTGCCGTGTACGAGTTCCATGACGATGTAGGGCACGTCCATGCCGTCGCGGTGGATGGTGCCGGTGTCGTAGACGCTGACGATGGCGGGGTGGTTGAGCTGCGCGCTGTTTTGCGCTTCTTTCTTGAACCGTTCGCGGAACCCGTCGTCGCGTGCGAGGTCGTTGCGGAGGATCTTGATGGCGACGTCGCGGCCGAGGATGGTGTCGGTGGCCTGGTAGACGTCGCTCATTCCGCCGGTGCCGATGGAGTCACCGATTTCGTAACGTGACGCGATCATGGTTCCTCCAAATTCAGAAAGTCAGTGGGCAGCGGTTGTTCCGGTATGGGCATCATACTCGTGGGGGTGCGCTTTTGTGTAGTTGGCGTACTTTCCACGCTTGTCGACGCCTCCGTCGTCGCCGTCTCCTTTTCACTCGTCGTCGGCTTCTTCTCCGTGGTCTCCTCCGCCTCCGTAGGGGTCGGCGCAACGGTTTGCGTCACGACGACCTCGCTGGTGGTGGTCACGGCCGTCGTCACCGGCGGCTGTGTCGGCGACGGGGTCGCCGGCGAGTCGTCTTGCACGCCGATGAAGTAGTACATGAACGCGCCGATGCCGGCGAGCAACAGCACGGCGATAAAGATGAGCCAGCCACTGCCGCCCTCCTTCGGCTCCGGCTTCTGCCGGGGCCGCTTCGCGGGAACCGTCGTCGGCCGCACCTCCCGCCCGAGCGCCCGCGTCGTCTGCGTGACCGCGGGGGCGACGGTGGTCGGCGGCGCGCCGGCAGGCCGCTGCCCGCCGCGCACCTGGGACACGGCCCCGGCGAGCGTGGCGCCGTCGCGGAACCGGGCGCTGGGGTCCTTGCGCAGGCAGATGCCGATAAGCTCGCGGACCTGCGGGGAGATCGACGGCGGCATGGCGGGCGGCGCCTGGTTGATGTGGGCGATCGCCACGGAGACGGAGTTGTCGCCCACAAACGGCCGGTGCCCGGTGAGCATCTCGTAGCCGACGACGCCGAGCGAGTACACGTCGGAGGCGGGCCCTAGCGGGTTGCCCTGCGCCTGCTCCGGGGACACGTACTGCGCGGTGCCGACGACCATCCCGGTCTGCGTGAGCGGCACGGCGCTGGCTGCCTTGGCGATGCCGAAGTCAGTGATCTTCACCTGCCCCTGCTCGGTGATGAGCAGGTTGCCGGGCTTGATGTCGCGGTGGATCATGCCGGCGCGGTGGATGGATGCGAGCCCGTGGGCGGCCTGTTCGAGCACGTCGAGGGCGACGTCCTCCGGCAGGCTCGCTTCGCGAGCGAGTAAGTCGGCGAGCGATTCGCCGCGCACGTATTCCATGACGATCGCGTCGTCGGTGAAATCGTAGGTCTGCACCACGTTGGGGTTGTTGACCTGCATGGCGGCGCGCGCCTCGTTCTGGAACCGCTGCACGAATTCCGCATTGCCGGTGAGCTCCGGCTTGAGCTTCTTCACAGCAACCTCGCGGCCGCGGCGGTCGCGGGCGAGCCACACGGTGGACATGCCGCCGTGGCCGATGACGTCGATGAGCTGGTAGTTATCCACGTGCTGCTCCCAAAATCTCTCTGCCGATGGGTGCTGCGGTGGTCGCCCCCACTGCCCGCGCACCCTGGTCACCGCCATTCTTTACGACGACTGCCACGGCCACGTCGCCTTCGAAGGCAATGTACCAGCCGTGGGGGTCAGAGTTCCTGGAATCCTCACCGTGCTCTGCGGTACCGGTCTTGGAGGCGATGGCGCCACCCTGGTAGCCAAGCGTCGAGCGCTCGGAGGCGCACATGAGCTCCGCGATCTGGTCGGAGACCTCCTTCGGCATGACCTCGGCGGCCTCGGTCGGGGTGGTCTTGTGCTTGACCTTCAGGTCGCGCCCGAGGACCTCGGACACAATGTACGGCTTCATCCGCAGCCCGTCATTGGCCACGGTCGCGGCGACGACAGCGTTCTGCAGCGCCGTCATGGACACGTCGCGCTGCCCGATGGCGGACTGCGCGCGCGCCGCGGCGTCGGTGAGGTCGCCGAGCGCGCCGGCGGATTCTGGCAGGCCCAGGTCG includes:
- the pknB gene encoding Stk1 family PASTA domain-containing Ser/Thr kinase, coding for MIASRYEIGDSIGTGGMSDVYQATDTILGRDVAIKILRNDLARDDGFRERFKKEAQNSAQLNHPAIVSVYDTGTIHRDGMDVPYIVMELVHGKTLRDVGPLPVREAAKIMEPVAQALACSHEAGIIHRDIKPANIMITNTGDVKVMDFGIAHATTDTTSAMTQTSAVIGTAQYLSPEQARGKVADGRSDIYATGCVFYELVTGHPPFEGETPFAVAYQHVTEDPAAPSTLVAGLTPSEALALDAVTLTAMAKNPHDRYQTAGELAEEFGTLARGGTPLAARSYAEPGATAVAEPEPAAAVAVGEPADFAESPEDAEPDEPKSNPWRWIVAVLAAIFLALAGVFAYNYLDLGGSNQKQTSQSVAIPQIANLPTEEALTKLESAGLKTTIKEETSPTVEKNHIIRTSPAENSRVPAGTTVEVYVSTGKEITEVPDLKNLNTADAQKRLEEEGLKLATTVKEDNSDTVKEGLILEQSPSAGSQVSKGTEVTITVSIGQKLVRVPAQNGTTFETAQSNLKAMGFGVQMQMVDGVEPEGTVISTAGEGTEVAEGTVVTVKVSNGQLIRTPNLVGLHVTQVGKTLEAAGHSGATNQQETPSTNLTEIDKVATQDPAAGTPIRKDQPVTIQVFTFAIPNVN
- a CDS encoding serine/threonine-protein kinase, encoding MDNYQLIDVIGHGGMSTVWLARDRRGREVAVKKLKPELTGNAEFVQRFQNEARAAMQVNNPNVVQTYDFTDDAIVMEYVRGESLADLLAREASLPEDVALDVLEQAAHGLASIHRAGMIHRDIKPGNLLITEQGQVKITDFGIAKAASAVPLTQTGMVVGTAQYVSPEQAQGNPLGPASDVYSLGVVGYEMLTGHRPFVGDNSVSVAIAHINQAPPAMPPSISPQVRELIGICLRKDPSARFRDGATLAGAVSQVRGGQRPAGAPPTTVAPAVTQTTRALGREVRPTTVPAKRPRQKPEPKEGGSGWLIFIAVLLLAGIGAFMYYFIGVQDDSPATPSPTQPPVTTAVTTTSEVVVTQTVAPTPTEAEETTEKKPTTSEKETATTEASTSVESTPTTQKRTPTSMMPIPEQPLPTDFLNLEEP